The following proteins come from a genomic window of Nicotiana tomentosiformis chromosome 12, ASM39032v3, whole genome shotgun sequence:
- the LOC104105276 gene encoding topless-related protein 3-like isoform X2, producing MSSLSRELVFLILQFLEEEKFKDSVHRLEQESGFFFNLKYFEEKVHAGEWDEVEKYLSGFTKVDDNRYSMKIFFEIRKQKYLEALDRQDKAKAVEILVNDLKVFSTFNEDLYKEITNLLTLNNFRENEQLSKYGDTKTARSIMLIELKKLIEANPLFRDKLVFPTLKSSRLRTLINQSLNWQHQLCKNPRPNPDIKTLFTDHTCNPQNGALAPAPVNLPAAAVAKPTAYTSLGAHGPFPPTAAAANANVLAGWMANAAASSSVQAAVVTASSLPVPPNQVSILKRPITPPATLGMVEYQSADHEQLMKRLRPTQSVEEVTYPMVRQQASWSLDDLPRTVAFTLHQGSSVTSMDFHPSHHTLLLVGSNSGEIILWEVGMREKLVLKAFKIWDIQACTLTFQASAAKDAPFSVTRVAWSPDGTFVGVAFSKHLVHLYAISGKRDLRQHLEMDAHAGGVNDLAFAYNKQLCVVTCGDDKLIKVWDITGRKLFNFEGHEAPVYSICPHQKENIQFIFSTAIDGKIKAWLYDNLGSRVDYDAPGHWCTTMLYSADGSRLFSCGTGKEGDSFLVEWNESEGAIKRTYTGFRKKSAGVVQFDTTQNHFLAVGEDSQIKFWDMDNINILTSTDADGGLPSLPRLRFNKEGNLLVVTTADNGIKILANAAGMRSLRAVEAPPFEALRSPVEAAAIKNRVDSVPRSMEKPRTLDDISDKTKPHLTEILDKDQCRVISMPESLESGNKVARLLYTNSGVGILSLGSNGIQKLWKWARNEQNPSGKATANVIPQHWQPNSGLLMTNDVSGVNLEEAVPCIALSKNDSYVMSAAGGKVSLFNMMTFKVMTTFMSPPPASTFLAFHPQDNNIIAIGMEDSTINIYNVRVDEVKSKLKGHQKRITGLAFSTNLNVLVSSGADAHLCTWSIDTWEKRKSVPIQLPAGKASAGDTRVQFHSDQVRLLVSHETQLGIYDASKMERIRQWVPQDALSAPISHAVYSCNSQLVYASFCDGNIGVFDADSLRLKCRIAPSAYLSQAVLIGSQAVYPLVIAAHPQEPNQIAVGLSDGIVKVIEPLESEGKWGETPPVDNGMLNGRTAAASSTTTNHVAEQVQR from the exons ATGTCTTCTCTGAGCAGAGAATTGGTGTTTCTCATACTTCAGTTCTTAGAGGAGGAAAAATTTAAGGACTCTGTTCACAG GCTTGAACAAGAATCAGGGTTTTTCTTCAATCTGAAATACTTTGAGGAGAAAGTCCATGCGGGTGAATGGGATGAAGTTGAGAAGTACTTGTCTGGGTTTACAAAAGTGGATGACAACCGATActccatgaaaatattttttgaaataagAAAACAGAAGTATCTTGAAGCTCTTGACAG ACAAGACAAGGCAAAGGCAGTGGAGATTCTTGTGAATGATTTGAAGGTGTTCTCTACATTCAACGAGGACCTTTATAAAGAGATCACTAACCTCTTGACACTCAACAATTTCAG aGAGAATGAGCAGCTTTCCAAGTATGGTGACACCAAGACAGCACGTAGCATAATGTTGATAGAGTTGAAAAAATTGATTGAAGCAAATCCTCTTTTCCGGGATAAGCTCGTTTTCCCTACATTAAAATCATCAAGATTGCGTACCTTGATCAATCAGAG CCTGAACTGGCAGCACCAGCTCTGTAAGAACCCAAGGCCGAACCCAGACATCAAGACCTTGTTTACAGATCATACATGCAATCCTCAGAATGGGGCGCTTGCACCCGCACCTGTTAATCTACCTGCTGCTGCAGTTGCAAAACCTACCGCATATACATCGCTCGGGGCGCATGGG CCATTTCCACCCACGGCAGCAGCTGCAAATGCTAATGTTTTGGCTGGTTGGATGGCAAATGCTGCTGCATCTTCATCTGTTCAAGCAGCTGTTGTGACAGCATCATCACTGCCTGTTCCTCCGAACCAAG TTTCAATTTTGAAGCGGCCAATCACACCTCCTGCTACATTGGGCATGGTTGAGTATCAAAGTGCCGATCACGAGCAATTAATGAAACGTTTACGACCTACACAGTCTGTTGAGGAG GTTACATATCCTATGGTTCGTCAGCAAGCATCCTGGTCCCTTGATGACTTGCCAAGGACAGTAGCTTTTACTCTGCATCAAGGATCCTCAGTTACTAGCATGGATTTTCATCCTTCTCATCATACATTGTTGCTAG TTGGCTCCAATAGTGGTGAAATAATACTTTGGGAAGTTGGAATGCGGGAAAAGTTGGTCTTGAAGGCATTCAAGATATGGGATATTCAAGCTTGTACATTGACATTTCAG GCTTCTGCTGCCAAAGATGCACCATTTTCTGTAACCCGTGTTGCATGGAGTCCAGATGGGACTTTCGTTG GAGTTGCATTTTCAAAGCACTTGGTCCATCTGTATGCCATTAGCGGGAAGCGTGATTTACGGCAGCATTTGGAG ATGGATGCCCATGCTGGGGGTGTGAATGACTTAGCATTTGCTTATAACAAGCAGTTATGTGTAGTAACGTGTGGAGATGATAAGTTGATAAAG GTGTGGGATATTACTGGAAGAAAGTTGTTTAATTTTGAAGGACATGAAGCTCCTGTATACTCAATATGCCCTCATCAAAAAGAGAATATTCAG TTCATATTTTCAACTGCTATAGATGGAAAAATAAAAGCTTGGCTGTATGATAATTTGGGATCTAGAGTTGACTATGATGCTCCTGGTCATTGGTGTACAACTATGCTTTACAGTGCTGATGGAAGCAG ATTGTTCTCGTGTGGAACTGGCAAAGAAGGAGATTCTTTTCTTGTAGAATGGAATGAAAGTGAAGGAGCCATAAAGAGAACATATACTGGGTTTAGGAAGAAATCCGCTGGTGTTGTGCAGTTTGACACTACTCAAAATCACTTTTTGGCTGTCGGTGAAGATAGTCAGATAAAATTTTGGGACATGGACAACATTAACATTCTTACAAGTACAGATGCTGATGGTGGTCTCCCG AGTCTTCCACGCTTGAGATTCAACAAGGAGGGCAATCTTCTTGTTGTTACTACTGCTGACAATGGGATTAAGATTCTTGCAAATGCTGCTGGTATGAGGTCCTTAAGGGCAGTTGAAGCCCCACCCTTTGAAGCACTAAGATCTCCCGTTGAAGCAGCTGCAATTAAG AACAGAGTTGATTCTGTTCCCAGAAGCATGGAGAAACCAAGAACATTGGATGACATTTCTGATAAGACCAAGCCACACTTGACTGAAATTCTAGATAAAGATCAATGCAGGGTTATTAGCATGCCGGAGAGCCTAGAATCCGGTAACAAG GTTGCAAGGCTTCTTTATACCAACTCTGGTGTTGGCATCCTGTCACTTGGATCAAATGGTATTCAGAAATTATGGAAGTGGGCACGCAATGAACAAAATCCAAGTGGGAAG GCCACTGCTAATGTTATTCCACAACATTGGCAACCAAACAGTGGTCTTCTTATGACTAATGATGTCTCAGGTGTTAATCTTGAAGAGGCGGTTCCTTGCATAGCCCTCTCAAAGAATGACTCTTATGTAATGTCAGCTGCTGGTGGAAAAGTTTCATTGTTCAACATGATGACATTTAAG GTAATGACAACTTTCATGTCGCCTCCGCCTGCCTCAACTTTCTTAGCATTCCATCCTCAAGATAACAACATTATTGCCATCGGTATGGAGGATTCCACAATTAATATATACAACGTTAGGGTGGATGAG GTAAAATCTAAACTGAAGGGCCATCAAAAGCGCATAACTGGTCTTGCATTCTCCACCAACCTCAACGTGTTGGTCTCATCAGGAGCTGATGCGCAT CTATGTACATGGAGCATTGATACATGGGAAAAGAGAAAATCAGTTCCCATTCAGTTGCCTGCTGGTAAAGCATCTGCTGGTGATACTCGGGTACAATTTCACTCGGACCAAGTCCGCTTACTAGTATCCCATGAAACCCAATTAGGAATATATGATGCCTCTAAGATGGAAAGAATACGCCAG TGGGTTCCACAAGATGCTCTTTCGGCACCCATATCACATGCTGTGTACTCTTGCAACAGTCAACTAGTTTATGCTTCCTTCTGTGACGGTAACATTGGTGTGTTTGATGCTGATAGCCTTAGGCTAAAATGTCGTATTGCTCCCTCTGCATATTTATCTCAGGCCGTGTTGATTGG AAGCCAAGCAGTGTATCCGCTGGTCATTGCAGCACATCCCCAGGAGCCAAACCAAATTGCAGTTGGGTTGTCTGATGGGATTGTCAAAGTGATTGAACCTTTGGAATCTGAAGGGAAATGGGGAGAAACTCCACCTGTTGATAATGGGATGTTGAATGGTAGGACAGCAGCAGCCTCATCAACCACTACCAACCATGTAGCTGAACAAGTTCAAAGATGA
- the LOC104105276 gene encoding topless-related protein 3-like isoform X1 — protein sequence MSSLSRELVFLILQFLEEEKFKDSVHRLEQESGFFFNLKYFEEKVHAGEWDEVEKYLSGFTKVDDNRYSMKIFFEIRKQKYLEALDRQDKAKAVEILVNDLKVFSTFNEDLYKEITNLLTLNNFRENEQLSKYGDTKTARSIMLIELKKLIEANPLFRDKLVFPTLKSSRLRTLINQSLNWQHQLCKNPRPNPDIKTLFTDHTCNPQNGALAPAPVNLPAAAVAKPTAYTSLGAHGPFPPTAAAANANVLAGWMANAAASSSVQAAVVTASSLPVPPNQVSILKRPITPPATLGMVEYQSADHEQLMKRLRPTQSVEEVTYPMVRQQASWSLDDLPRTVAFTLHQGSSVTSMDFHPSHHTLLLVGSNSGEIILWEVGMREKLVLKAFKIWDIQACTLTFQASAAKDAPFSVTRVAWSPDGTFVGVAFSKHLVHLYAISGKRDLRQHLEMDAHAGGVNDLAFAYNKQLCVVTCGDDKLIKVWDITGRKLFNFEGHEAPVYSICPHQKENIQFIFSTAIDGKIKAWLYDNLGSRVDYDAPGHWCTTMLYSADGSRLFSCGTGKEGDSFLVEWNESEGAIKRTYTGFRKKSAGVVQFDTTQNHFLAVGEDSQIKFWDMDNINILTSTDADGGLPSLPRLRFNKEGNLLVVTTADNGIKILANAAGMRSLRAVEAPPFEALRSPVEAAAIKVSGCSVLNVAPVNCKVERTSPVRPSPMLNRVDSVPRSMEKPRTLDDISDKTKPHLTEILDKDQCRVISMPESLESGNKVARLLYTNSGVGILSLGSNGIQKLWKWARNEQNPSGKATANVIPQHWQPNSGLLMTNDVSGVNLEEAVPCIALSKNDSYVMSAAGGKVSLFNMMTFKVMTTFMSPPPASTFLAFHPQDNNIIAIGMEDSTINIYNVRVDEVKSKLKGHQKRITGLAFSTNLNVLVSSGADAHLCTWSIDTWEKRKSVPIQLPAGKASAGDTRVQFHSDQVRLLVSHETQLGIYDASKMERIRQWVPQDALSAPISHAVYSCNSQLVYASFCDGNIGVFDADSLRLKCRIAPSAYLSQAVLIGSQAVYPLVIAAHPQEPNQIAVGLSDGIVKVIEPLESEGKWGETPPVDNGMLNGRTAAASSTTTNHVAEQVQR from the exons ATGTCTTCTCTGAGCAGAGAATTGGTGTTTCTCATACTTCAGTTCTTAGAGGAGGAAAAATTTAAGGACTCTGTTCACAG GCTTGAACAAGAATCAGGGTTTTTCTTCAATCTGAAATACTTTGAGGAGAAAGTCCATGCGGGTGAATGGGATGAAGTTGAGAAGTACTTGTCTGGGTTTACAAAAGTGGATGACAACCGATActccatgaaaatattttttgaaataagAAAACAGAAGTATCTTGAAGCTCTTGACAG ACAAGACAAGGCAAAGGCAGTGGAGATTCTTGTGAATGATTTGAAGGTGTTCTCTACATTCAACGAGGACCTTTATAAAGAGATCACTAACCTCTTGACACTCAACAATTTCAG aGAGAATGAGCAGCTTTCCAAGTATGGTGACACCAAGACAGCACGTAGCATAATGTTGATAGAGTTGAAAAAATTGATTGAAGCAAATCCTCTTTTCCGGGATAAGCTCGTTTTCCCTACATTAAAATCATCAAGATTGCGTACCTTGATCAATCAGAG CCTGAACTGGCAGCACCAGCTCTGTAAGAACCCAAGGCCGAACCCAGACATCAAGACCTTGTTTACAGATCATACATGCAATCCTCAGAATGGGGCGCTTGCACCCGCACCTGTTAATCTACCTGCTGCTGCAGTTGCAAAACCTACCGCATATACATCGCTCGGGGCGCATGGG CCATTTCCACCCACGGCAGCAGCTGCAAATGCTAATGTTTTGGCTGGTTGGATGGCAAATGCTGCTGCATCTTCATCTGTTCAAGCAGCTGTTGTGACAGCATCATCACTGCCTGTTCCTCCGAACCAAG TTTCAATTTTGAAGCGGCCAATCACACCTCCTGCTACATTGGGCATGGTTGAGTATCAAAGTGCCGATCACGAGCAATTAATGAAACGTTTACGACCTACACAGTCTGTTGAGGAG GTTACATATCCTATGGTTCGTCAGCAAGCATCCTGGTCCCTTGATGACTTGCCAAGGACAGTAGCTTTTACTCTGCATCAAGGATCCTCAGTTACTAGCATGGATTTTCATCCTTCTCATCATACATTGTTGCTAG TTGGCTCCAATAGTGGTGAAATAATACTTTGGGAAGTTGGAATGCGGGAAAAGTTGGTCTTGAAGGCATTCAAGATATGGGATATTCAAGCTTGTACATTGACATTTCAG GCTTCTGCTGCCAAAGATGCACCATTTTCTGTAACCCGTGTTGCATGGAGTCCAGATGGGACTTTCGTTG GAGTTGCATTTTCAAAGCACTTGGTCCATCTGTATGCCATTAGCGGGAAGCGTGATTTACGGCAGCATTTGGAG ATGGATGCCCATGCTGGGGGTGTGAATGACTTAGCATTTGCTTATAACAAGCAGTTATGTGTAGTAACGTGTGGAGATGATAAGTTGATAAAG GTGTGGGATATTACTGGAAGAAAGTTGTTTAATTTTGAAGGACATGAAGCTCCTGTATACTCAATATGCCCTCATCAAAAAGAGAATATTCAG TTCATATTTTCAACTGCTATAGATGGAAAAATAAAAGCTTGGCTGTATGATAATTTGGGATCTAGAGTTGACTATGATGCTCCTGGTCATTGGTGTACAACTATGCTTTACAGTGCTGATGGAAGCAG ATTGTTCTCGTGTGGAACTGGCAAAGAAGGAGATTCTTTTCTTGTAGAATGGAATGAAAGTGAAGGAGCCATAAAGAGAACATATACTGGGTTTAGGAAGAAATCCGCTGGTGTTGTGCAGTTTGACACTACTCAAAATCACTTTTTGGCTGTCGGTGAAGATAGTCAGATAAAATTTTGGGACATGGACAACATTAACATTCTTACAAGTACAGATGCTGATGGTGGTCTCCCG AGTCTTCCACGCTTGAGATTCAACAAGGAGGGCAATCTTCTTGTTGTTACTACTGCTGACAATGGGATTAAGATTCTTGCAAATGCTGCTGGTATGAGGTCCTTAAGGGCAGTTGAAGCCCCACCCTTTGAAGCACTAAGATCTCCCGTTGAAGCAGCTGCAATTAAG GTGTCAGGTTGTTCTGTTCTAAATGTTGCACCAGTCAATTGTAAAGTGGAAAGAACCTCTCCTGTCAGGCCTTCTCCTATGCTT AACAGAGTTGATTCTGTTCCCAGAAGCATGGAGAAACCAAGAACATTGGATGACATTTCTGATAAGACCAAGCCACACTTGACTGAAATTCTAGATAAAGATCAATGCAGGGTTATTAGCATGCCGGAGAGCCTAGAATCCGGTAACAAG GTTGCAAGGCTTCTTTATACCAACTCTGGTGTTGGCATCCTGTCACTTGGATCAAATGGTATTCAGAAATTATGGAAGTGGGCACGCAATGAACAAAATCCAAGTGGGAAG GCCACTGCTAATGTTATTCCACAACATTGGCAACCAAACAGTGGTCTTCTTATGACTAATGATGTCTCAGGTGTTAATCTTGAAGAGGCGGTTCCTTGCATAGCCCTCTCAAAGAATGACTCTTATGTAATGTCAGCTGCTGGTGGAAAAGTTTCATTGTTCAACATGATGACATTTAAG GTAATGACAACTTTCATGTCGCCTCCGCCTGCCTCAACTTTCTTAGCATTCCATCCTCAAGATAACAACATTATTGCCATCGGTATGGAGGATTCCACAATTAATATATACAACGTTAGGGTGGATGAG GTAAAATCTAAACTGAAGGGCCATCAAAAGCGCATAACTGGTCTTGCATTCTCCACCAACCTCAACGTGTTGGTCTCATCAGGAGCTGATGCGCAT CTATGTACATGGAGCATTGATACATGGGAAAAGAGAAAATCAGTTCCCATTCAGTTGCCTGCTGGTAAAGCATCTGCTGGTGATACTCGGGTACAATTTCACTCGGACCAAGTCCGCTTACTAGTATCCCATGAAACCCAATTAGGAATATATGATGCCTCTAAGATGGAAAGAATACGCCAG TGGGTTCCACAAGATGCTCTTTCGGCACCCATATCACATGCTGTGTACTCTTGCAACAGTCAACTAGTTTATGCTTCCTTCTGTGACGGTAACATTGGTGTGTTTGATGCTGATAGCCTTAGGCTAAAATGTCGTATTGCTCCCTCTGCATATTTATCTCAGGCCGTGTTGATTGG AAGCCAAGCAGTGTATCCGCTGGTCATTGCAGCACATCCCCAGGAGCCAAACCAAATTGCAGTTGGGTTGTCTGATGGGATTGTCAAAGTGATTGAACCTTTGGAATCTGAAGGGAAATGGGGAGAAACTCCACCTGTTGATAATGGGATGTTGAATGGTAGGACAGCAGCAGCCTCATCAACCACTACCAACCATGTAGCTGAACAAGTTCAAAGATGA